The following are encoded together in the Salinibacterium sp. UTAS2018 genome:
- a CDS encoding MFS transporter: MSTTEQPFSWRSIGLPVLLPTLLFSIGEGAIIPLIPIAADNLGATLAIAGLVAAVLTIGELFGNIPSGWLISRVGERPAMIGASALSIIGVVIAILSPNPVALGFGVLLLGLAAAVFALARHAFLTSFVPVAYRARALSTLGGTFRLGVFIGPFISAGVIHLTGTVFAAFWIHVVAAIAAAAVLLLLPDPATTFGAVHTSRVNNRTLRDGEALVEKESHGLFATVHRNRALLSRLGLGAAVIGAMRASRQVILPLWAVSIGLADTNTAIIIGIAGAVDFALFYTGGQIMDRFGRLWTAVPSLVGLGLGHLVLSVTHDVSANTAWFIFAAMFLSLANGLGSGILMTLGADLAPPANPAPFLGAWRFTGGVGQAASPLLIAGLTAVASISVAAGAIGILGLVGAGIMLRYVPRYIQKPQR; this comes from the coding sequence ATGAGCACTACAGAACAACCTTTCAGCTGGCGTTCGATCGGCCTGCCCGTTCTTTTGCCGACACTGCTGTTCTCTATCGGTGAAGGCGCGATTATTCCGCTGATTCCGATTGCCGCGGATAACCTCGGAGCCACTCTCGCGATCGCCGGTTTGGTCGCAGCAGTGCTGACGATTGGCGAACTGTTCGGTAATATCCCGAGCGGATGGCTCATCTCCCGCGTCGGCGAACGCCCGGCCATGATCGGCGCGAGTGCTCTCTCGATCATCGGAGTCGTAATCGCGATTCTCTCGCCCAATCCCGTGGCGCTCGGCTTCGGAGTGCTGCTGCTCGGCCTCGCCGCCGCAGTGTTCGCACTGGCGCGGCACGCCTTTTTGACGAGCTTCGTTCCGGTTGCCTATCGTGCTCGTGCGCTCTCTACGCTGGGCGGGACCTTCCGCCTGGGCGTCTTTATCGGTCCGTTCATTTCGGCCGGTGTCATCCATCTCACTGGCACAGTCTTTGCCGCATTCTGGATTCATGTCGTCGCCGCTATCGCCGCCGCGGCTGTGCTGCTCTTACTGCCCGACCCCGCGACGACCTTTGGCGCGGTGCACACCTCGCGCGTCAATAACCGCACCCTGAGGGATGGAGAGGCGCTCGTCGAAAAGGAATCGCACGGCCTCTTCGCTACCGTGCACCGTAACCGTGCGCTGCTCTCCCGCCTCGGGCTCGGTGCCGCCGTGATCGGCGCGATGCGCGCGAGCCGCCAAGTGATCTTGCCGCTCTGGGCCGTGAGCATCGGCCTGGCCGATACCAACACCGCCATCATCATCGGTATCGCTGGCGCTGTGGATTTCGCTTTGTTCTATACCGGCGGCCAAATCATGGACCGCTTCGGGCGCCTCTGGACAGCGGTGCCCTCGCTCGTCGGGCTCGGACTCGGCCACCTCGTGCTCTCCGTCACTCATGACGTGAGTGCGAACACCGCGTGGTTCATCTTCGCCGCGATGTTCCTGTCGCTCGCTAACGGCCTCGGTAGTGGAATTCTGATGACGCTCGGCGCGGACCTCGCTCCCCCTGCCAACCCTGCTCCGTTCTTGGGCGCCTGGCGCTTCACGGGCGGCGTCGGCCAGGCAGCATCGCCGCTGCTGATCGCGGGGCTCACGGCAGTTGCATCGATCTCGGTCGCGGCCGGAGCGATTGGAATTCTTGGCCTCGTCGGCGCCGGCATCATGCTGCGTTACGTGCCCCGCTACATCCAGAAGCCTCAGCGGTAA
- the prfB gene encoding peptide chain release factor 2, whose amino-acid sequence MDELDFSDDIAGLRSTFEDIRQVVDPDRLESEIARLSEAAGAPDLWDDTDKAQKVTSDLSHRQAELAKINSISNRLDDLEIMVELANEESDEQAAADARTELAGIRKTLGDLEVQTLLNGEFDQRPAVITIRAGAGGVDAADFADMLFRMYLRYAEQHSYPTRVLDTSYAEEAGIKSATFEVDAPFAFGTLSVEAGTHRLVRMSPFNSAGKRQTSFAAVEVVPLIETTDVVEVPENDIRVDVFRSSGPGGQSVNTTDSAVRITHLPTGIVVSCQNEKSQIQNRAAAMRVLQSRLLLLQREQEAATKKEIAGVITASWGDQMRSYVLAPYQMVKDLRTDYEVNNPSNVFDGDLDGFISAGIKWRKRVIE is encoded by the coding sequence ATGGATGAACTGGACTTTTCTGACGACATCGCAGGCTTGCGTTCCACTTTTGAGGATATCCGCCAGGTGGTCGACCCCGACCGGCTCGAGTCGGAGATTGCGCGCTTGAGTGAAGCCGCCGGTGCCCCCGATCTGTGGGATGACACCGACAAGGCGCAAAAGGTCACGAGTGACCTCAGCCATCGTCAGGCCGAGCTCGCAAAAATCAACTCCATCTCCAACCGCCTCGACGACCTCGAGATCATGGTCGAGCTCGCGAATGAAGAAAGCGACGAGCAGGCTGCGGCGGATGCTCGTACTGAGCTCGCTGGCATCCGCAAGACTCTCGGCGACCTCGAGGTGCAGACTCTCTTGAACGGCGAGTTCGACCAGCGGCCCGCCGTCATCACTATTCGGGCTGGCGCCGGAGGCGTCGATGCCGCCGACTTCGCCGACATGCTCTTTCGTATGTATCTGCGCTACGCCGAGCAGCATTCCTACCCGACGCGCGTGCTCGACACGAGCTACGCCGAAGAAGCGGGTATCAAGTCGGCAACCTTCGAGGTCGATGCTCCGTTCGCGTTCGGAACCCTCAGCGTCGAAGCCGGCACGCATCGTCTCGTGCGCATGAGCCCCTTCAACTCGGCGGGCAAGCGCCAGACCAGCTTCGCGGCGGTCGAGGTGGTTCCCCTTATTGAGACGACGGATGTCGTTGAGGTTCCCGAGAACGACATCCGTGTCGATGTCTTCCGCTCTTCCGGTCCCGGTGGTCAGTCGGTTAACACCACGGACTCTGCGGTACGCATTACTCATTTGCCCACGGGCATCGTGGTGAGCTGCCAGAACGAGAAGAGCCAGATTCAAAACCGTGCCGCTGCAATGCGTGTGTTGCAGTCGCGGTTGCTTCTCTTGCAGCGTGAGCAAGAGGCTGCCACGAAGAAGGAAATCGCGGGTGTCATCACCGCGAGCTGGGGCGACCAGATGCGCAGCTACGTGTTGGCGCCCTACCAAATGGTGAAGGATCTCCGTACCGACTATGAGGTCAACAATCCGTCGAATGTATTCGATGGCGATCTCGATGGCTTCATCTCGGCGGGAATCAAATGGCGCAAACGCGTCATCGAATAG